One genomic window of Candidatus Omnitrophota bacterium includes the following:
- a CDS encoding glutamate--tRNA ligase: MVRVRFAPSPTGFLHIGSARSALFNWLFARHEKGSFLLRIEDTDKARSKDEFLEEILASLKWLGMESDEPLVFQSERLDLYLATAEKLLKEDKAYREENAIRFKMPKKKIRFNDICRNEIEFDSEVLKDEVLIKSDGFPTYNFACVIDDADMKITHVVRGDDHISNTPKQIAIYEALKLPIPKFAHIPLIMGPDGGRLSKRHGATSIMEYRKMGYLSDTLVNFLALMGWAPGGDREILPVKEIVKEFTLEKVNRTSAIFNIDKLNWLNGQYLKEKDSKELLELLIPLLLESGIISEDFDREKLLRLIELYKIRIKTLADFEGHIRAFYTDELDYDPAGTKEHLKKEGTKLILSDWQKRISSISDFNVAALEKNCKQLASELGIKPARIIHSTRMAISGTTQGAGLFEMMEVMGKDTVLTRLDYAIKNFAL, from the coding sequence ATGGTCCGAGTCCGTTTTGCACCGAGCCCTACGGGTTTTTTACACATAGGAAGCGCAAGAAGCGCGCTTTTTAACTGGCTTTTTGCCCGCCACGAAAAAGGGTCGTTTTTACTGCGTATCGAGGATACCGACAAAGCACGCTCTAAGGATGAATTTCTGGAGGAGATTTTGGCGAGCCTCAAATGGCTGGGGATGGAATCGGATGAGCCGCTTGTGTTCCAATCCGAACGGCTGGACCTTTATCTCGCCACCGCCGAAAAACTTCTTAAGGAAGATAAAGCATATAGAGAAGAAAATGCGATACGCTTTAAGATGCCCAAGAAGAAGATAAGGTTTAATGATATCTGCAGAAATGAGATCGAATTTGACTCCGAGGTGCTAAAAGACGAAGTCCTGATAAAGTCGGACGGTTTCCCCACGTATAATTTTGCCTGCGTTATAGATGATGCCGACATGAAGATAACGCATGTGGTGCGCGGCGACGACCACATCTCAAATACACCGAAGCAGATAGCGATATATGAGGCGCTAAAGCTCCCTATACCGAAATTTGCGCATATCCCCCTAATAATGGGCCCGGACGGCGGCCGGCTTTCAAAACGCCACGGCGCTACAAGTATTATGGAATATAGGAAAATGGGGTACCTTTCGGATACTCTGGTGAATTTCCTTGCGCTTATGGGATGGGCGCCGGGCGGTGACAGGGAGATACTGCCCGTAAAAGAGATCGTAAAAGAATTTACCCTCGAGAAGGTGAATAGGACAAGCGCCATTTTTAATATTGATAAACTGAACTGGCTTAACGGCCAGTACCTGAAGGAGAAAGATTCGAAAGAACTTTTAGAACTTTTAATACCGCTCCTTCTGGAAAGCGGAATAATAAGCGAAGATTTTGATAGAGAAAAATTACTTCGTTTGATAGAATTATACAAAATCCGGATAAAGACCTTGGCTGATTTTGAGGGCCATATCAGGGCCTTCTATACTGACGAGCTTGATTACGACCCCGCAGGGACAAAAGAGCATCTTAAGAAGGAAGGTACGAAGCTCATTTTGTCCGACTGGCAGAAGAGGATTTCTTCTATAAGCGATTTTAATGTCGCCGCACTTGAGAAGAATTGTAAGCAGTTGGCGTCGGAGTTGGGCATAAAACCCGCGCGCATAATACATTCTACCCGAATGGCCATAAGCGGCACGACGCAAGGCGCGGGGCTTTTTGAGATGATGGAAGTGATGGGTAAGGACACTGTTTTAACGCGCCTTGACTACGCGATAAAAAACTTTGCTCTTTAG
- the dxs gene encoding 1-deoxy-D-xylulose-5-phosphate synthase, with protein MAKLLDKINSPADLRRLDPKDLPQLAEETRELIIDVVAKNGGHLASSLGAVELALAVHYIFDTPRDKVLWDVGHQAYAHKILTGRREAFRAMRQLGGISGFPNWRESEFDVFTVGHSSTSIGSALGLAAARDLKGGDERIVAIIGDAALGGGMAFEAMNHAGHLNKDILVILNDNELSITKSVGALSSYLNSILVNPVYNKMHSDLERLVKRIPRFGFGAYRAARRFEEGVKNLLVPGLFFEKLGFRYFGPIDGHSVEDLISKLKQIKNLKGPIMLHTITKKGKGYKFSEERPSEFHGSAPFDKFSGERADSAAGEDTFTSAFSEKLSEMAEKDKRVVAISASMLSGTGCDKFAERYPERMFDVGIAEEHAVTFAGALAKGGFKPFVAIYSTFLQRAYDQIIHDVSLQSLGVVFCVDRAGLVGEDGETHNGIFDIAYLRHIPNMVVAAPKNTIELKDMMELTLNSNKPFSIRYPRGGQVFGLGRDMPHSKLIIGKAETLREGKHLAILALGSMVAVSLEAAKILDKTGIHATVVNARFVKPLDKELIEELSRHFKKFVTVEEGIVSGGFGSAVLEFIDRENIKGIELKAIGLPDEFISHGKREEILRKYNLTAEGIASVVASEMFEKQLKEA; from the coding sequence ATGGCAAAACTATTGGATAAAATAAACAGCCCCGCAGACCTGAGGCGGCTGGATCCAAAAGACCTGCCGCAATTGGCGGAAGAGACAAGGGAACTAATAATAGATGTTGTCGCGAAAAACGGCGGCCATCTTGCGTCATCACTCGGCGCGGTGGAGCTTGCGTTAGCGGTCCATTATATATTTGACACGCCGCGCGACAAAGTGTTGTGGGACGTAGGCCATCAGGCATACGCGCATAAGATATTGACCGGGCGAAGAGAGGCATTTCGCGCGATGCGCCAGCTGGGCGGTATAAGCGGATTTCCCAATTGGCGCGAAAGCGAATTTGACGTATTTACCGTTGGCCATAGTTCCACATCAATAGGGAGCGCCCTCGGCCTTGCAGCCGCGCGCGACCTAAAAGGAGGCGACGAGAGGATCGTCGCAATAATAGGAGATGCCGCTTTAGGCGGAGGGATGGCATTTGAAGCGATGAACCACGCGGGCCATCTTAATAAAGACATACTTGTCATATTAAACGATAACGAACTCTCCATAACAAAGAGCGTTGGAGCGCTCAGCAGTTATCTCAATAGCATATTAGTGAATCCCGTATATAATAAGATGCACAGCGACCTGGAGCGCCTCGTAAAACGGATACCGCGTTTTGGATTTGGCGCTTACAGGGCCGCGAGAAGATTTGAAGAGGGCGTTAAAAATTTGCTTGTCCCGGGCCTATTTTTCGAGAAACTCGGATTCAGGTATTTTGGTCCTATAGACGGCCACTCGGTCGAGGATCTTATCAGCAAGTTGAAGCAGATAAAGAATCTTAAAGGGCCTATAATGCTTCATACGATTACCAAAAAGGGAAAAGGGTATAAATTTTCGGAAGAACGCCCGTCAGAATTCCACGGAAGCGCGCCTTTTGATAAATTTTCAGGCGAACGGGCAGATTCTGCGGCCGGGGAAGATACGTTTACGTCGGCTTTTTCGGAGAAGTTGTCGGAGATGGCAGAAAAAGATAAAAGAGTCGTTGCGATTTCCGCTTCCATGCTATCCGGCACAGGCTGCGATAAATTTGCGGAAAGATACCCCGAAAGGATGTTTGACGTAGGTATAGCCGAAGAGCATGCCGTGACCTTTGCGGGCGCTTTGGCGAAGGGAGGGTTTAAGCCGTTTGTGGCGATATATTCCACCTTTCTCCAGCGCGCCTATGACCAGATAATACACGATGTCTCCCTGCAGTCACTCGGCGTCGTATTTTGCGTCGACAGGGCCGGCCTTGTAGGAGAAGACGGTGAGACGCATAACGGAATATTCGACATCGCGTATCTGAGGCATATTCCAAATATGGTAGTAGCGGCGCCCAAGAACACCATTGAGCTTAAAGATATGATGGAATTAACCCTTAATTCAAACAAGCCTTTCAGCATACGCTATCCAAGAGGGGGGCAGGTTTTCGGCCTGGGGCGCGATATGCCTCATTCAAAGCTTATAATAGGAAAGGCTGAAACCTTGCGCGAGGGGAAGCACCTGGCTATTTTAGCGCTGGGAAGCATGGTCGCGGTATCTCTTGAAGCAGCGAAGATTCTGGATAAAACAGGCATCCATGCCACAGTCGTCAATGCGCGTTTCGTAAAACCGCTTGACAAAGAATTGATTGAAGAGCTGTCGCGGCACTTTAAAAAATTTGTTACCGTCGAAGAAGGTATCGTTAGCGGCGGATTCGGCAGCGCGGTTCTGGAGTTTATAGACAGAGAGAACATAAAAGGAATAGAGCTGAAGGCAATAGGGCTTCCTGACGAATTCATAAGCCATGGAAAGCGCGAGGAAATTTTAAGAAAATATAACTTGACTGCGGAAGGCATCGCCAGCGTAGTGGCGAGCGAGATGTTTGAAAAACAGTTAAAGGAGGCGTGA
- a CDS encoding polyprenyl synthetase family protein, giving the protein MIKSYLEKNRKSIDRALDRYLPKKTAMPNLIHEAMRYSVLNGGKRIRPILLVESAKSAGRKTGDALLLGCAIELIHAYSLIHDDLPSMDDAATRRGRPSCHIKYGEANAILAGDALLSLAFNVISQIKDKKKIGDIIFEVSRAIGTFGMVGGQAIDLSIKDKANINLPTMEYINILKTGSLIKVSCKIGGIIGSASQKKIKALEAYGEHLGLAFQIVDDILDDDGYAKIVGISAAREEAEDLISVAKKSVDVFGKKAGNLNKIADFILKREN; this is encoded by the coding sequence ATGATAAAGAGTTACCTAGAGAAAAATAGAAAATCAATAGACAGAGCACTGGATAGGTATCTGCCCAAAAAGACGGCTATGCCAAATCTGATACACGAGGCTATGCGTTATTCTGTTCTTAACGGCGGAAAGAGGATAAGGCCGATACTGTTAGTGGAAAGCGCTAAAAGCGCCGGCAGAAAAACAGGCGATGCTCTTTTGCTCGGGTGTGCCATAGAATTGATACACGCCTATTCCTTGATACATGACGACTTGCCATCAATGGATGATGCCGCCACACGGCGAGGAAGGCCGAGCTGCCATATAAAATACGGCGAGGCAAACGCAATATTGGCGGGCGATGCGCTCCTCTCACTTGCTTTCAATGTTATATCGCAGATAAAGGATAAGAAAAAAATCGGTGATATCATATTTGAGGTTTCGCGCGCCATAGGTACTTTTGGCATGGTAGGCGGGCAGGCGATAGATTTAAGCATTAAAGATAAAGCCAATATAAACCTGCCCACGATGGAGTACATAAATATACTGAAGACAGGTTCACTTATAAAAGTATCCTGCAAAATAGGGGGCATTATAGGTTCTGCTAGTCAGAAAAAGATAAAGGCATTGGAGGCCTACGGCGAGCATCTGGGGCTTGCTTTTCAGATAGTCGACGATATATTAGATGACGACGGCTATGCGAAGATCGTAGGCATAAGCGCCGCGCGGGAAGAAGCGGAAGACCTGATAAGTGTTGCGAAAAAATCGGTGGATGTATTCGGCAAAAAAGCCGGCAATTTAAATAAAATAGCGGATTTTATCCTCAAGAGGGAAAACTAA
- a CDS encoding exodeoxyribonuclease VII small subunit, translated as MAEIKFEEALKKLEKIVADLEKGELSLDESLAKYEEGIKLSKICSRQLEAAKSKVELLMKSGSKFGLAPFEEAACEEKAKTRHKRPKKSDDSPGLF; from the coding sequence ATGGCGGAGATAAAATTTGAGGAAGCGCTGAAGAAACTGGAGAAGATAGTGGCGGATCTGGAGAAGGGCGAGCTTTCGCTGGATGAATCGCTGGCAAAATATGAAGAAGGGATAAAGCTTTCGAAGATCTGCTCCAGGCAGCTTGAAGCGGCGAAGAGCAAAGTAGAGCTTCTTATGAAATCGGGCAGCAAATTCGGGCTGGCCCCCTTTGAAGAGGCCGCCTGTGAGGAAAAGGCGAAGACAAGGCATAAGCGGCCAAAGAAATCCGACGATTCCCCGGGCCTATTCTAA
- the xseA gene encoding exodeoxyribonuclease VII large subunit, translated as MEKDKDIFMKEERRIYTVSELTANIRELVEGAFPEVWVEGEISNFIKHSSGHMYFSLKDAGAVLTCAFFRSANQGLKFQIKEGMNVVCFGKISVYDKRGQYQLYVDKIEPKGVGALQMAFEQLKAKLQKEGLFDEARKRPIPYLPTRIGVVTSPTGAAIRDILNVVKRRFQNVEVILNPVRVQGIGAEKEIAEAIEEFNTFNNMSADKRVDVLIVGRGGGSLEDLWSFNEEIVARAIFDSKIPIISAVGHEIDWTIADFVADKRAPTPSAAAEMVIPRKEDLLIRLEELDGRLDNSIIDKITLLGDELKALSESYILKQPINIIEQHQQRIDDIARNIEVMTGHMLDINEAAFGAICGKLDMLSPFKVLSRGYSITSRAYSGIVVKDSTELKKGDEVKTKLAKGEFISEVK; from the coding sequence ATGGAAAAAGATAAAGATATATTTATGAAAGAAGAAAGGCGCATATATACCGTAAGCGAGCTTACCGCGAATATACGCGAGCTCGTGGAAGGGGCATTTCCGGAGGTGTGGGTGGAGGGAGAGATCTCCAATTTTATAAAACACTCCTCAGGGCACATGTATTTCAGCTTGAAAGATGCCGGCGCGGTGCTGACTTGTGCTTTTTTTCGCTCGGCGAATCAGGGATTAAAGTTTCAGATCAAAGAAGGTATGAATGTCGTCTGTTTTGGGAAGATCAGCGTCTATGACAAGCGCGGCCAATACCAGCTTTACGTGGATAAAATAGAGCCCAAGGGAGTAGGCGCGCTTCAGATGGCATTTGAGCAGCTGAAGGCGAAATTACAGAAAGAAGGGCTTTTTGATGAGGCGCGCAAAAGGCCTATTCCGTATCTGCCGACTCGCATAGGCGTGGTGACTTCTCCGACGGGCGCTGCGATAAGAGATATATTGAATGTAGTCAAGCGGCGTTTTCAGAATGTGGAAGTTATATTGAATCCTGTAAGAGTCCAGGGAATCGGTGCGGAAAAAGAAATAGCCGAGGCGATAGAGGAGTTTAATACTTTTAATAACATGTCCGCCGATAAACGCGTGGATGTATTAATAGTGGGAAGAGGCGGCGGCTCGCTTGAGGATTTATGGTCTTTTAACGAAGAGATAGTCGCGCGCGCGATTTTTGATTCAAAGATACCTATAATAAGCGCGGTCGGCCACGAGATCGATTGGACTATAGCGGATTTTGTCGCGGATAAAAGAGCGCCGACACCTTCGGCCGCGGCAGAGATGGTCATCCCCAGAAAAGAAGACCTTTTGATCAGGCTCGAAGAACTCGACGGCCGGTTAGACAATTCTATAATCGACAAAATTACTTTACTCGGGGACGAACTTAAGGCGCTATCGGAAAGTTATATTCTAAAGCAGCCGATAAATATAATAGAGCAGCACCAGCAGCGCATTGACGATATTGCGAGGAATATCGAAGTAATGACCGGCCATATGCTGGATATAAATGAAGCGGCGTTCGGCGCAATCTGCGGGAAGCTTGATATGCTTAGCCCGTTTAAAGTTCTTTCGCGAGGCTACAGCATAACCAGCCGCGCCTATTCGGGCATAGTGGTGAAGGATTCCACGGAACTTAAAAAAGGCGACGAAGTAAAGACAAAGCTTGCAAAAGGCGAGTTTATTAGCGAAGTTAAATAA
- a CDS encoding prepilin-type N-terminal cleavage/methylation domain-containing protein, whose product MKASAFTLIELLVVLAIIGLLIAILLPAIRGAADSAKTAACMNNLRQIYLGFRCF is encoded by the coding sequence ATGAAAGCAAGTGCCTTTACACTTATCGAACTTTTAGTTGTCCTTGCAATAATCGGCCTGCTTATAGCCATATTGCTTCCGGCTATAAGAGGTGCGGCCGATTCTGCCAAAACAGCCGCATGTATGAATAACTTACGGCAGATATACTTGGGATTCAGATGTTTTTAG
- a CDS encoding DUF1559 domain-containing protein, whose translation MIKKSLGFTLIELLVVLVIVGLLIAIILPAVRGAMDSAKTAVCMNNLRQIYLGMQMYADDHDGNNIPSWPGPSGPGVTSTTSGYIWANNMKYGLGNLYPDYIDDINIFFCPSNNKKLGDIFDDDPPSDFGVSGKKVPCSYWTTFYLTDGVFNTMEQSKDKLIVWDKNIKGTFNGPHRRKSNNLYGNGSIKLE comes from the coding sequence GTGATTAAAAAATCTTTGGGCTTTACTCTCATCGAGCTTTTAGTCGTGCTTGTAATAGTCGGCCTTCTTATAGCCATTATACTGCCGGCCGTAAGAGGCGCTATGGATTCAGCTAAAACAGCCGTATGTATGAATAATTTACGGCAGATATACCTTGGTATGCAGATGTATGCGGATGATCATGATGGTAATAACATTCCTTCTTGGCCCGGGCCAAGTGGTCCCGGAGTTACGTCAACAACAAGCGGTTATATCTGGGCAAATAATATGAAATACGGGCTCGGCAACCTGTATCCGGACTATATTGATGACATTAATATCTTTTTCTGCCCGTCCAATAATAAGAAATTAGGGGATATATTTGATGACGATCCGCCCAGTGACTTCGGGGTAAGCGGAAAAAAAGTCCCGTGTTCATATTGGACAACTTTTTACCTTACCGACGGGGTATTTAATACGATGGAGCAATCAAAGGATAAATTGATCGTCTGGGACAAAAATATAAAGGGCACCTTTAACGGGCCGCACAGAAGAAAAAGCAATAACCTATACGGAAACGGATCGATCAAGTTGGAATAA
- the gltA gene encoding NADPH-dependent glutamate synthase: MKKQRAEDRIKNFFEVALGLSEEEAKAEAKRCIQCKEPSCVAGCPVEIDIPKFIGLIRDGKYSESIKAIKEKNSLPAVCGRICPQEEQCELKCVLGKKGKPIDIGSLERFAADWELNRRPSSVVRRPNDSRNTEYGIRNTGAKVAVIGSGPGGLTCAADLARMGYSVTLFESLHKAGGVLVYGIPEFRLPKLTIKVEIEYIKSLGVDLKVDYVIGKTATIQELREEGFKAFYIGTGAGLPYFMGIPGENLNGVYSANEFLTRINLMKAYRFPEYDTPVKIGKRVGVIGGGNVAFDSARCAKRLGAEEVYIIYRRSRDEMPARHDEIKNAEEEGIIFNLLTNPVKCHGDEKGWLREVELVKNELGEPDASGRRSPVLIKGSNYRIPMDTIVVAIGQGPNPLLLDTIPEVKLNERGYIATDENCQTSAPDIFAGGDIVTGAATVILAMGAGKKAAKSIDKFLKTR; the protein is encoded by the coding sequence ATGAAAAAGCAACGCGCAGAGGATAGAATTAAAAATTTTTTCGAGGTAGCGCTGGGACTTTCGGAAGAGGAAGCGAAGGCTGAGGCAAAAAGATGCATTCAGTGTAAGGAACCGAGCTGCGTCGCAGGATGCCCCGTCGAGATAGATATACCTAAGTTTATAGGGTTGATCCGAGACGGCAAATATAGCGAGTCCATAAAGGCCATCAAGGAAAAGAACAGTCTTCCTGCCGTGTGCGGCCGCATCTGTCCGCAGGAAGAGCAGTGCGAATTAAAGTGTGTTTTGGGCAAAAAGGGAAAGCCTATAGATATAGGTTCGCTTGAGCGCTTTGCCGCGGATTGGGAGTTGAATCGTCGTCCGTCGTCCGTCGTCCGTCGTCCGAATGACTCGCGGAATACGGAATACGGAATACGGAATACGGGTGCAAAAGTTGCAGTAATAGGTAGCGGGCCCGGCGGATTGACATGCGCCGCGGACCTTGCACGAATGGGCTATAGTGTTACACTTTTTGAGTCGCTCCATAAAGCCGGCGGAGTGCTCGTTTACGGAATACCGGAATTCAGACTTCCCAAGTTAACAATCAAAGTAGAGATTGAATACATAAAGAGCTTGGGTGTTGATCTGAAGGTCGATTATGTAATAGGAAAGACCGCTACTATACAAGAACTGCGGGAAGAGGGTTTCAAGGCATTTTACATAGGGACAGGGGCAGGGCTTCCTTATTTTATGGGCATACCCGGTGAAAACTTAAACGGCGTATATTCCGCCAATGAATTCCTGACGCGGATAAATTTGATGAAGGCATACCGTTTTCCCGAATACGACACGCCGGTAAAGATAGGAAAGCGTGTGGGAGTGATCGGCGGAGGCAATGTCGCATTCGATTCTGCGCGATGCGCGAAACGGCTCGGCGCAGAAGAGGTTTATATAATATATAGACGAAGCCGCGACGAGATGCCTGCGAGGCACGATGAGATAAAAAATGCCGAAGAAGAAGGCATAATATTTAATCTTTTGACAAATCCTGTAAAGTGTCATGGCGACGAAAAAGGGTGGCTTCGCGAAGTAGAGCTTGTGAAGAACGAACTGGGCGAGCCGGACGCGAGCGGGAGGCGCAGCCCTGTTTTGATAAAAGGATCTAATTATCGGATTCCCATGGATACCATAGTCGTCGCCATAGGCCAGGGGCCGAATCCGCTTTTATTGGATACGATTCCGGAAGTGAAACTGAACGAACGCGGCTATATAGCGACTGATGAAAATTGCCAGACATCCGCGCCCGATATCTTCGCCGGCGGCGATATCGTTACAGGCGCCGCGACCGTAATTTTAGCGATGGGCGCGGGCAAAAAGGCCGCAAAATCGATAGATAAATTTCTTAAAACGAGATAA
- a CDS encoding transposase, translating to MPRIARGLADGLIYHVLNRGNGKQTIFHKDQDYRTFVELMKEAKKKYEIKIFAYCLMPNHFHIVMMPIRAGELSKYMQWLMTSHVRRYHRHYETSGHVWQGRFKSFIIQEDNHLLTVLRYVERNPLRKGLVKSAKQWTWSSHRESINEKPVLLIDKIPIELPDDWSRYVDMSPTNEEVAEISKCVNRGCPYGAPVWQLQVSKELGLESTLKPRGRPKSIIEKGEK from the coding sequence ATGCCACGAATTGCACGAGGTTTAGCAGATGGTTTGATTTATCATGTCCTTAACCGCGGAAATGGAAAGCAGACGATTTTTCATAAAGATCAGGATTATAGAACATTTGTCGAGTTAATGAAAGAGGCAAAAAAGAAGTACGAGATCAAGATTTTCGCCTACTGTTTGATGCCAAATCATTTTCACATAGTTATGATGCCAATTCGGGCGGGAGAATTAAGCAAATATATGCAATGGTTAATGACAAGCCATGTGCGAAGATATCACAGACATTATGAAACCAGCGGCCATGTATGGCAAGGCCGGTTTAAGAGTTTCATTATTCAAGAAGATAATCATTTGTTGACTGTTTTGAGATATGTTGAGAGAAATCCATTAAGAAAGGGGCTTGTTAAATCGGCTAAACAATGGACATGGTCTTCTCATCGCGAATCTATTAATGAGAAACCCGTTTTGTTAATCGATAAAATTCCCATAGAGTTGCCTGACGATTGGAGTCGATATGTAGATATGTCTCCAACAAATGAAGAAGTTGCGGAGATATCTAAATGTGTAAATCGCGGCTGTCCCTATGGAGCACCAGTATGGCAACTACAAGTGAGCAAGGAACTAGGATTAGAATCTACTCTCAAACCGAGAGGCAGACCTAAGAGTATTATTGAGAAAGGAGAAAAGTAG
- a CDS encoding sulfide/dihydroorotate dehydrogenase-like FAD/NAD-binding protein, with the protein MFAILEKKRLNSQVTFMKLKAPHVAKNAKAGQFVVLKIDEKGERIPLTIVDTNKKEEAVTIIFQEAGTTTKCLANLERGESIMDIIGPLGRSTHVEKLGRVICVGGGVGTAEIYPVAKAFKEAGNEVTSIVGARNRELVLLTDEMKATSDHFHIATDDGSSGEKGFVTDILKKLLDKDTYNLVYAVGPIFMMKAVAMLTKQYNLKTMVSLNANMVDATGMCGTCRVTVGGKTKFACVDGPDFDAHEIDFDEFINRDRRFKDKEEESLRHHEKTGCRRKG; encoded by the coding sequence ATGTTTGCGATATTGGAAAAAAAGAGGTTGAATTCGCAGGTTACATTTATGAAGTTAAAAGCGCCGCATGTCGCGAAAAATGCAAAAGCGGGACAGTTTGTAGTGCTGAAGATAGACGAGAAAGGCGAAAGGATCCCTCTTACTATAGTGGATACGAATAAAAAAGAAGAGGCCGTTACCATAATATTTCAGGAGGCAGGTACTACCACTAAATGCCTTGCCAATCTGGAGAGGGGCGAGAGCATTATGGATATTATAGGGCCCCTTGGCCGGTCCACGCACGTTGAAAAACTTGGCAGAGTAATATGCGTAGGCGGCGGAGTAGGGACTGCAGAGATCTATCCGGTAGCAAAGGCCTTCAAAGAAGCGGGAAATGAAGTCACATCCATAGTAGGCGCGCGCAATAGAGAGCTCGTTCTTTTGACCGACGAGATGAAAGCGACGAGTGATCATTTTCATATAGCTACTGATGACGGTTCTTCCGGGGAGAAGGGATTTGTTACCGATATTTTAAAGAAACTGCTTGATAAAGATACTTATAATCTAGTCTATGCCGTTGGGCCGATATTTATGATGAAGGCGGTAGCCATGCTTACGAAGCAATATAATCTAAAGACGATGGTTTCCTTAAATGCGAATATGGTGGACGCCACCGGCATGTGCGGTACTTGCCGCGTGACAGTAGGCGGGAAAACAAAATTTGCCTGCGTCGACGGCCCGGATTTTGACGCGCACGAGATAGATTTTGATGAGTTTATAAACCGCGACAGGCGTTTTAAAGATAAAGAAGAGGAGTCATTAAGGCATCATGAAAAAACAGGGTGCAGAAGAAAGGGTTAA
- a CDS encoding TIGR00282 family metallophosphoesterase — MKILFIGDIVGSPGRRAIKELVPKITKKEKIDFVVANAENAAGGSGVTPNIAEELFSYGVDVITSGDHIWKKKEIVEFLDAESKLLRPANYPAGAPGSGWGIYSAKNGAKVGIINLVGRVFMEAVECPFKTGRDIVEKIRKETPIILIDMHAEATSEKIALGWYLDGEVSAILGTHTHVQTADERIYPKGTAFISDLGMTGPHDSVIGRKVEQILTRFLTSLPTRFEMAEDNVQLNGVVVTIDEKTGKALEIKRINEKLGG, encoded by the coding sequence ATGAAGATACTGTTCATAGGCGATATAGTAGGTTCGCCGGGCAGGCGCGCTATTAAAGAACTTGTCCCGAAAATAACTAAAAAAGAAAAGATAGATTTTGTGGTGGCCAATGCGGAGAATGCCGCGGGCGGCTCAGGAGTTACGCCCAACATTGCCGAAGAATTATTCTCTTACGGAGTGGATGTCATTACTTCGGGCGACCACATATGGAAGAAGAAAGAGATTGTGGAATTTCTGGACGCGGAAAGCAAGCTCCTTAGGCCGGCAAATTATCCGGCCGGCGCGCCCGGCAGCGGCTGGGGAATATATTCGGCAAAAAATGGCGCCAAAGTAGGCATTATAAATCTCGTCGGCAGGGTATTTATGGAGGCCGTGGAATGCCCGTTCAAAACAGGGCGCGATATAGTAGAGAAGATCCGGAAAGAGACACCCATCATCCTTATAGATATGCACGCGGAGGCGACCAGCGAAAAGATAGCGCTTGGCTGGTATCTTGACGGCGAGGTGAGCGCGATATTGGGGACGCATACGCACGTTCAGACAGCCGATGAAAGGATATATCCTAAGGGCACGGCTTTTATTTCGGACCTCGGTATGACCGGGCCGCATGATTCCGTTATAGGGAGAAAAGTGGAGCAGATACTTACGCGTTTTTTAACCAGCCTTCCGACGCGCTTTGAGATGGCCGAAGATAATGTACAGCTGAACGGCGTGGTTGTGACAATAGACGAAAAGACCGGGAAGGCGCTGGAAATAAAAAGAATTAACGAAAAGTTAGGTGGCTGA